One Pectobacterium cacticida genomic window, TAGCCTGCCGCCATACCTGCGTGATTTGGCTCACATAGGCTGGGCTCCGCTGGCGCCCCTCAATCTTCACAGAGGCAATATTGGCGGCAATGAGCTCGGGCAGAAGCGCCAGCGTGTTCAGGCTGGTCGGTTCTTCTAAAGCATGATAGCGCTGCCCATCGACCAAATAACGTCCCTTGCATAGTGTGGGATAACCCGCGTTTTCATCATCCTGATAGCGGTCGATCAGAATATTGTTCAGGCGTGATTCCATGCCGTTCTCCGTTTGCTGCCAGCGTACGAATCGCGCGGGTGAACAAGCGCCTACGGTATTCGGTGATTCACCGGTCAGATAGGAAGAGAGATAACAGCGGCCTTCCGCCATGATGCACAGGCTACCAAAAGCAAAAACTTCGAGTGGCACCGGGCTGGTGCGGGCGATTTGCTTCACCTGATGAAGGGACAGCACGCGCGGCAGCACGATGCGCGACACATTGAAATGGCGATGATAGAAATGGATTGCTTCGGTGTTTGTTGCCGAGGCCTGCACCGACACGTGACGCTCGATGTCTGGATAGCGCTCAGCGGCATATTCCAGCATGGCGAGATCGGCGAGGATTAGCACATCCGCGCCAATTTGTGCGGCCATGTCTACGGCGCGTTGCCATCGCTGGAAACCGTTAGGGTGCGCAAACGTATTGATCGCGATATGCAGCTTACGTTGATGATGATGCACGTACTCGCGAGCTTCCTGTAGTTTCTTATCGGTGAAATTCAGCCCGGCGAAATGACGTGCGTTGGTGTCATCTTTCAGGCCAATATAGACCGCATCTGCGCCATTATCGATGGCAGCTTTCAGTGCTGGCAGGTTACCAGCGGGGCAAAGCAATTCCATACACAATCCTTTATTAACCCGTTCGGGGCCGTAGCGGGTCGGTACGATCAATGATGCTCAGACGGATAATCAGGTTTATGACGGTAAGCCGACTCGTCAGCGTTCCGCGCCACCGTTGGCGATTATTTACCCGCCGATGAATATGGTTAACGATGGGATAATAATTAACCCGGCAGATATGGACTTTGATTTAAGGCAGTTTATGGTACTAATCGTCGCGCAAAGGCAAAATCTGTTGGGGTTAAGCGGAGAAGCGACTAAATTATTGACATAGGCCCTCGTCGGTTGCGGCGGATGTGGCAAAATATTTGCAGATTATCTGAACCGTCAGATTGCGTTAAGAGGAGTACGCCAGTGTTGGAAAAACTACGCGCGCAGAT contains:
- the ubiU gene encoding ubiquinone anaerobic biosynthesis protein UbiU → MELLCPAGNLPALKAAIDNGADAVYIGLKDDTNARHFAGLNFTDKKLQEAREYVHHHQRKLHIAINTFAHPNGFQRWQRAVDMAAQIGADVLILADLAMLEYAAERYPDIERHVSVQASATNTEAIHFYHRHFNVSRIVLPRVLSLHQVKQIARTSPVPLEVFAFGSLCIMAEGRCYLSSYLTGESPNTVGACSPARFVRWQQTENGMESRLNNILIDRYQDDENAGYPTLCKGRYLVDGQRYHALEEPTSLNTLALLPELIAANIASVKIEGRQRSPAYVSQITQVWRQAIDSCLAHPEAFVPTQAWMNTLGAVAEGAQTTLGAYHRKWQ